A stretch of the Filimonas lacunae genome encodes the following:
- a CDS encoding DUF4397 domain-containing protein: MKTQLFRAGRKMTWAVVLFGLTTLGLVSCSKDDDPVVGAEASVKVIHTIPGTGAVDFYLNSTKQNSAAINFGEATGYIATSNGEKTAEFKTALDNNTVLSVPIDFDGGNYSLFATGIASDNSLTTLLVEDDLQTPTSGKARVRFVHVSPDAPTVNVLGNDSLWVSSRAYKTATDFIEVPGGSYTIKLNNSGDGTNAYTSSVINLASGKNYTLVAQGLVGNTIINPFGLNVLEY; encoded by the coding sequence ATGAAAACACAACTCTTCCGCGCAGGCAGAAAAATGACATGGGCAGTGGTCCTCTTCGGTTTGACCACTTTAGGTCTGGTATCTTGTTCTAAAGATGATGATCCGGTGGTAGGTGCCGAAGCTTCTGTAAAAGTGATTCACACTATTCCAGGTACAGGGGCAGTAGATTTTTACCTGAACAGTACCAAGCAAAATTCAGCAGCTATCAACTTTGGGGAAGCCACAGGGTATATCGCCACCTCTAATGGCGAAAAAACAGCGGAGTTTAAAACAGCACTGGATAACAACACTGTATTATCTGTGCCTATTGATTTTGATGGTGGCAACTATTCCCTGTTTGCTACGGGTATTGCCAGCGACAATTCATTAACCACACTGTTGGTTGAAGATGATTTGCAAACGCCCACCTCTGGTAAGGCAAGAGTGAGATTTGTGCATGTTTCACCAGACGCTCCTACTGTTAATGTATTGGGTAACGATAGCCTGTGGGTTTCCAGCCGTGCTTATAAAACGGCTACCGATTTCATTGAAGTGCCAGGCGGTAGTTACACTATTAAGTTAAACAACAGTGGCGACGGCACCAATGCTTACACCAGCAGTGTTATTAACCTGGCTTCCGGCAAAAATTATACATTGGTTGCACAGGGCCTGGTAGGTAATACTATAATTAACCCTTTTGGTTTGAACGTGCTGGAATATTAA